The genome window TCAGCACACCGAGCGCGTACAGGTCGGTGTACGGGCCGACCGCGCCGCCCATGGCCTGTTCGGGGGCCATGTAGGCGGGGCTGCCGATGGGTGAACCGGTGTGCGTGAGACGGGTGGTGTCGGTGTCCATCACGGAGGCGACACCGAGGTCGAGGACGGTGACCGTGCCGTCCTGTTTCACCATGACGTTCCGCGGCTTGAGGTCGCGGTGGATGATCGGCACCGCGTGCACGGCGGACAGCACCGCGCACAGCTGGGCGGCGACCGAGACCGTCCACTGCCACGGGTACGGGTCGTGCTCGGCGAGATGGTCGGCGAGGTCCGCCCCGTCGACGTACTGCATGACGAGGAACAGCTCCTCGCCCTCGCTGCCCGCGTCGTGCACGGTGACCAGTCCGGGGTGGTCGACCTGGGCCGTGACCCGGCACTCGCGCACGAAGCGGCGGCGCAGCTCGTCGGCCTCCTGGCCCGCGACCTTGTCCGGGCGCAGCAGCTTGACCGCCACGCGCCGGTCCAGACGCTGGTCGTACGCCGTCCACACCTGCCCCATGCCGCCCTGGCCGATGAGCGTGGACAGTTCGTACCGGCCGGTGATCAGGCGTCCGGTGCCCTTCCCCTGGATCACCGGTCTCCTTCGTGCTTACGGAGATAGTCGCTCAGCTCGTCCAGCTCGGCGCGCACCTGGTCGATACGGGCCGGACCGGGGCGCTGCGGCTCGGGCGCCTGCTGCTGCGGCGGCGGGGGCTGGTGCTGGACGGGCGGTTGCTGGACCGGCGGGGCCGGGGTGTAGGGCTGCGGGACCTGGACCGGCGGGTAGCTGTACCCGGTCTGCTGGGAGTTGTACCCGGTCTGCTGCGAGTACGCGGTGGTCCGGGCGTACGGCGACGGCGGGACCGTCCGGCGGCTGAAGTGACGTATGTCCGCGTACAGGTAGTACGCGACGATCGCCGCGAGGCCCCCGAAGAGCAGCGACATGCCGACGTCACCGCGCCAGGTGGTGAACTCCTCCTCGCCCGGGTCCGTGCCGATGATGTACAGCGTCACGACGATGTGGAGCAGCGCCAGGGCGAACAGCCACCAGTCGCGCGGCCTGCGGGTCACCGAGGCGAGGCGCAGCAGACAGGCCCAGGCGAGCAGGCCACAGCTCATGACCGCGACCACCACGAAGATCACACGGAGTGTGACCTGGCCCCCCTGGTCGGGGCCGGGGGGCGGTGTCGGCGCATAGCCGTGGCCTTGCATGGCTGCTCCTGAGGGCCTGGTGAGAGCGAATGTGCGATGTCGTCCCGAGGGTATCGGTCGACCACGACATGAGGTCCAGGGTTGTGGACAACCGTTGTAGTACCGCAGTGCTGGTCACGCCGCCGCGGGCGGAGCGGTTCCGTCCGGTAGCGGTGATCGTAGGGGGAGTCGGTGGTGCCGGGCCGCCGTGCGCCCGCCCGGCCGCCGCTCAGTCCGGGGCGACCGAACCGTCCGTCAGACCGTCGTACATACCGCGCACCAGGCGTTCGCCGAGGCGGCCGGCCTGGCGGAGGGCGTCCTCGAAGGCGGCGAGGGCGCGGAACCGTTCGCCGTAGCGCCGCTGCTGGTCCAGCGGGAGCCGGGGCAGTTGGAGGCGGCGCACGTCGAGGCGGGTCGCGGTGGAGGCATAGCTGCTGGCCTGGCGGCTGTTGGCGGTGCCGCGCAGGAACCCGGCGACGAACCACGCGTCGAGCGCGTCCCCGTCGGGGCGCAGCAGGGTGAGGTTGCGGCCGAGGGCGGCGCCCGCGGTCTCCTCGTCGATCACGCGCGCGACCCCGCCACCGCCGAGAACGGGGACCACGACATCGCCCTGTTCCACGAACACGGGGGGCTCGCCGGTCTCCGGCAGTGTTCCCGAGGGTGCCGTGCCGGACAGGACGTCGTGATCGGTGAGCACGCGCGCGTGGGGGCCGGTTCCGCCCGTGCGCAGCACCAGGGCTCCCCCGCGCGCGAGTTCACCGACCGTGGTGAGCGGCCAGCGCGCGGGCTGCTCCTCCTGGGTGAGCGGGGGTGTCAGGTCGGCGGTCAACCGGAGGGTCTCGCCCAGGCGTTCGCGTACGGCGGCCAGTTCGTCGGCGCCGCCGCCCGCGGCCGGGGGCGGCAGATGCCGGGCGGGGGCCAGGTCCACGTCGTCGTCCAGCAGTTCGATGACCGGCAGCGAACGGCTGAGCCCCGGCCGTTCCGTCACCCGGCCCGTCCGGTCGAACGGCCGCCAGGCGTCGAGCACGGCGGCGCGCACCGCCGCCCAGTCGAACCCGCTCCGTCCCTCGGGCATCAGCCGCCCGCTGTCGACGAGCAGCAACTCGGGCGGCACGGACGCCTTGCCGGGCCGGCGCAGCACCCACAGGAGCAGCGGGATGTTGTACGGGGGTGCCGCGCCGACCGGCAGGGCGATGACCGCGCGCAGGGCGCCCCGGCGCAGCAGGTCGGCGCGGATACGGCGCCCCGAGCGGCGGCTCGCGGCGGCCGGCGGCATCAGCAGGACGGCCGTGCCGCCGTCCTCCAGACGGGCCAGCGCGTGCTGCACCCAGGCGAGTTCGGACTCGGTACGGGCCGGGAAGCCGTACTCCCAGCGGGGGTCGTAGGCGAGTTCGTCATGGCCCCAGTTGCGCTCGTTGAACGGTGGGTGGCACAGCACGGCCTCGGCCCTGAGGTGTGCGTGGGCGTCGGCGCGGAGGCTGTCCCCGGGGGCCGTGCGGATGGTGCTCGTGGAGCGCAGGGCGAGGCGGAGCGCGGTGAGGGCGGCCAGTTCGCGGGAGCTGTCCTGTCCGTACAGCTCCTGGCCGGGGCGGGTGGCGACGGCGCGCAGCAGGGCGCCGGTGCCGCAGGCCGGGTCGAGCACCGAGCGGGCGGGTCCGGCGAGTTCGGCCATCAGCTCGGCCAGTTCGCCCGGAGTCAGCGTGTACTGGCGGGGGTTGGCGTCGAGGTGCCGGGCGAGCAGGAACTCGAAGGTCTGCTTCGCCCCCAGGTCGGCGGCGAGTTCGGTGGCGGCGCGCAGCAGCGGGATCGAGGGCAGCAGCTCGGCGGCCGTGAACCGCGGCACGGCGGGTTCGTGAGCCGGGCCGAAGCGTGGGGCGAGGACGGCCCCGAGCGCCTCGGGGAGGGTCCGGGACAGCCCCTCGTCGTCGGTGGCGGCGCTCAACTCCAGCCAGACCAGGGGCCGGTCGTGGAGGTGGAGGAGGGCGCAGCCCGCGTGCACCAGGGCGGTGACGGGGCCCTCCGGGTGGCCGGCGACCTGCTGCCAGACGCGCTCCTTCAGGGGCACCTCGGCGAGCTTGCCCTGGCCGCGCAGCCACTCCTCGACCTCACCGAGCGCGAAGGCCGGGCTGGTCTCGGTGCCGCCGACCGGTTTGGGGAAGTCGGCATGCCTGCGGCGCCAGTTGCTGACGGCGGCGCGACCCACTCCGGCGAGCCGCGCGATATCCGCGGCGGTGACCTCTGTCCCGTTCCCCTGCACGCGCCCGGCTCCCCTCGTACCTGGTGGTGTGACGTCGAGCATACCGACGCACGCAAGATCTACCCATACACATCGTGTACACATCCAGCCTTGCGAACCGTGTTGACTCGGTTCACAGCCTCTGCTGTCATTGACCCATCGAACGACGGACCGCCCGCTCCGAGTGGTCACACGTCTGCCGCGTTGTCACATTCCCAGGGGGGAACTTCCATGCGTCGCACCCGTCGCACCCGTCGCACCGCACTCGCCGCTCTCTGTGTCGCCGCCACGGCCGCCTTCTCGCTGACCGGTTGTCTGCCGGGTGAGGACAAGCCCGAGGGGCCGTTCGCCGGGCTGACCGGCGGGGAGATCTCCGACAAGGCCATGAAGGCCACCTCCGGCGCCGACTCGCTCCGGATGAAGGGCGAGATCCAGGACGAGTCCGCCGGCGGCAAGGTCCAGATGGACATGGCGATGAACAGGAAGGGCGACTGCGCCGGCACGCTGAGCATGAACGGCGAGGGCGAGGCCGAACTGATCAAGGTCGGCGACACCATCTACATGAAGTACGACGAGGCGTTCCTGCGCGCCCAGTCGAAGGGCTCCTCCAAGGAGGAGGCCGACATGGTGGTCGACATGCTCGCCGACAAGTGGGCCAAGACGTCCGCGACCGCCGAGGACTCCAAGGACCTCGCGTCCTTCTGCGACCTCGACACCGTCCTCGCCGACTTCGAGGACGTCAACTCCGACGCCACCCGCGGCAAGACCACCGAGACCGGCGGCACTCCCGCGATCGTCCTCGACGAGAAGGACGGCAAGGACCGCTACACCCTGTACGTCGCGACCGAGGGCAAGCCGTACCTCCTGCGGGTCGTCAGCAAGTCCGCGAAGGAGCCCGGCGACCTCGCCTTCACCGACTACAACGAGCCGGTCCCGGCCGAGGCCCCCAAGGGCAAGGTCATCGACCTGGACGAGGACTTCAGCTGACGCGCTCCCCCGCCGGGCGGCACCGCGACCGACTCAGTCCGCGTGGAAGCGGGCCGGGGCCTCGGTCGGGTTGCCGCCCGTCGGCAGTTCCTGCTCGGGGCAGGTGGTCAGGACTCGCTTCATGGCGGCCTGTTCGGCGGAGGTCACCCACAGGCCGTACTTCGTCTTCACCGCGACCTGGGCGGCCACATAGGTGCAGCGGTACCCCTTGTCGGGCGGGAGCCAGGTGGCCGTGTCGCCGTCGCCCTTGCCGCGGTTGGTGCCGGAGTCGACCGCGAGCAGGTTCAGCGGGTCGTTTATGTCGGCACCCGTAACTGTCTCACTGCTCGTCCCGTTATGTGCGCGTACAACATGTCTCATACGGGGAGGGCGACTTGCACACGGCAGACGCGGATGAAGCTGACAATGATCCCGAGACGACGGTGCTGCTGCATCGGACGACCCTCGGCGGATCACCCACTGACCCAGTTCCCTTCGACGGAGACTCCGTACTTCAGCGAGTCGGCGCCAACGACGGCAGGCCCTTCATCCTCGGCCCCGACGGCAGCTACGATCTCCACCTGAACCGCTTCCTGCGCGACCTGGAGAACTGGGGTGTGCGGTCGGAGAACAGTCGGATCGCCTACAGCACTGACGTCATGCTCTACTGCCGGTTTCTCCACGAGTCCCGGGGCGGCAAATCCATCTGGGACTCGGACGGCGCGGACCTGCGCGCGTACAAGGCCGTAAGGCTGCACGCCAGCGGACCCGGCAGCGTGTCGGTGGCGACCTGGAACCGCTCGATCGCCACCCTCGACAAGTGGGTGCAGTGGTCGCTTTACGAGGAACTGCTGTCGGCCGAGCCGTTCCGGTACGTCGACAAGACCGTGGTGTCGCCGCAGGGGCCGAAGCGGGTTCGGGTCAACGCCGCCGCTGAGCCCGAGGTGCCCCGGCAGCCGATCAGGTTCCTGTCGCACGAGGACTTCATGCTCTGGCGGGACATCGGCCTGCGGGGGCTGCTACCGGACGGCTCCCCCGATCCCGCCTGGCGGGGACGCAACGGCGAACGCAACGCCCTCTTCGCCGACTTGCTGATCTGTACCGGCATGCGCCTGGGCGAAGCCACGAGCCTGCTGACGGCGGAACTGCCGCCGGTCACCGGAAGACGTGTGCTCGGCGACATCACTGTCTCGGCCGCCGTGGCCAAGCGCAACAGGGCACGGACGGTGTATGTCCGCCCCCGGGTCGCCCGCGACCTGCACCACTACGTCGTCATCGAGAGGGACGAGCTCATGCAGCGGCGGCGCGTCGAGGGGGTGTACGAGGCGTGCGCGGATCGGCTTCCGGTGCGCCGGGCGAACCGGCACGCCCTGGCGCTCGAGTCCGGCACAAGCTGGTCGTACTCGCGGATCGGCACGGCGGACCGGGCACGGCTCCTGCAGGTCGACAGCCACGGCCGCGCGAGCGGACCCCTGTGGCTGTGGCTGGGGGAGAACGGGCTGCCGTTGCGCGGCAGCACCTGGCAGTCGGTGTTCCGGAGGGCGAACGAGCGGTGCTCAGCTCTCGGCCTTGACTTCGATGTCCACCCGCACACCCTGCGGCATTCCTTCGCCGTCCACATGCTGGGGCTTCTGCTGCGGCAGACCGTCCGGGCGCTCGGCATGCGGGAGGACCGGCGGTTCACGCACGCCGAGGTGAAGCGCCTGCTCATCGGCAACCCCCTGCGCAGGCTCCAGTTGCTGCTCGGCCACCGTCACGAGGCGACGGTCTACACCTACCTGGACGTGCTGGACGAGGCCCAGGAGATCGTCCTTGCGGCTCTCGACGACTGGGACGAACAGGCCGCCGCCTTCGAACAGGTCCGCCCGGAAACGGAGGAGTCCCGGTGAGTCCGCGCCGCGTCCGCTTCCCCGCCGAGGTCAGCGCCCTTGCGTCCACGGACCCCGTACCGTCGATCGGCCCCGTGGTCTTCGCCGTGGATCTGGACGGAACTCCCGAGCACATCGATCTGTCGGAGCTTCCATGTCCGCGTCTCACCCGCGCCCTGGCCGGTGCCCTCGCCGATGTCATCAGCAGCCCCGGCACCATGCGTGACCGCAACGGCGTCCGCTACGTCGTCAGGCGCATCCGTGAGTTCGTCGAGTTCACCGCCGCAGCATTGCCTGCGGCTGCCGCTGACCTGCACCTCAGTGACCTGCCCCCCGACCTCCTGGACACGTTCGAGCAGAAGCTGATCGTCCAATACGGAGAGCGGAGCAAGGAGCCTTACCTCACCATGACGTACCTCGTGCGGCTGCTGAAGCTGGTGCA of Streptomyces phaeolivaceus contains these proteins:
- a CDS encoding tyrosine-type recombinase/integrase — protein: MHTADADEADNDPETTVLLHRTTLGGSPTDPVPFDGDSVLQRVGANDGRPFILGPDGSYDLHLNRFLRDLENWGVRSENSRIAYSTDVMLYCRFLHESRGGKSIWDSDGADLRAYKAVRLHASGPGSVSVATWNRSIATLDKWVQWSLYEELLSAEPFRYVDKTVVSPQGPKRVRVNAAAEPEVPRQPIRFLSHEDFMLWRDIGLRGLLPDGSPDPAWRGRNGERNALFADLLICTGMRLGEATSLLTAELPPVTGRRVLGDITVSAAVAKRNRARTVYVRPRVARDLHHYVVIERDELMQRRRVEGVYEACADRLPVRRANRHALALESGTSWSYSRIGTADRARLLQVDSHGRASGPLWLWLGENGLPLRGSTWQSVFRRANERCSALGLDFDVHPHTLRHSFAVHMLGLLLRQTVRALGMREDRRFTHAEVKRLLIGNPLRRLQLLLGHRHEATVYTYLDVLDEAQEIVLAALDDWDEQAAAFEQVRPETEESR
- a CDS encoding N-6 DNA methylase, with the translated sequence MQGNGTEVTAADIARLAGVGRAAVSNWRRRHADFPKPVGGTETSPAFALGEVEEWLRGQGKLAEVPLKERVWQQVAGHPEGPVTALVHAGCALLHLHDRPLVWLELSAATDDEGLSRTLPEALGAVLAPRFGPAHEPAVPRFTAAELLPSIPLLRAATELAADLGAKQTFEFLLARHLDANPRQYTLTPGELAELMAELAGPARSVLDPACGTGALLRAVATRPGQELYGQDSSRELAALTALRLALRSTSTIRTAPGDSLRADAHAHLRAEAVLCHPPFNERNWGHDELAYDPRWEYGFPARTESELAWVQHALARLEDGGTAVLLMPPAAASRRSGRRIRADLLRRGALRAVIALPVGAAPPYNIPLLLWVLRRPGKASVPPELLLVDSGRLMPEGRSGFDWAAVRAAVLDAWRPFDRTGRVTERPGLSRSLPVIELLDDDVDLAPARHLPPPAAGGGADELAAVRERLGETLRLTADLTPPLTQEEQPARWPLTTVGELARGGALVLRTGGTGPHARVLTDHDVLSGTAPSGTLPETGEPPVFVEQGDVVVPVLGGGGVARVIDEETAGAALGRNLTLLRPDGDALDAWFVAGFLRGTANSRQASSYASTATRLDVRRLQLPRLPLDQQRRYGERFRALAAFEDALRQAGRLGERLVRGMYDGLTDGSVAPD